The following is a genomic window from Verrucomicrobiia bacterium.
ATTTCAATCTGGCGCGGGTGGGCGTTCTGCTTTTCGGTTATCCTTCCAAAACCATTGCCGGAAATTCGCTTCTGGCTCGACCGATAATGCGTTTGGAAAGCCGGATTGCGCAGTTGAAGACCATCGGTCCGAATGAGACGGTGAGCTACGGACGGGAGTTTACATCGAAGGGTCAACGGGTGATTGCCACCCTGCCGCTCGGTTTTTCGGACGGCTATCCCCGGCATCTGGGGAACAAGGGGTGGGTTTTAGTGCGAGGGAAGCGGGCGCCGGTGGTCGGGCGGATTGCGATGGACGCAGTTATGGTTGACGTCACGGAAGTTGAGGGGGTGAAAACGGGCGACCGGGTGGTGCTCTTGGGAGAAATGGGAAACGAGAAAATCACGGCCGAGGATTTGGCGGGATGGATTGGAACCTCCGCCTACGAAATCATGACGCGGATGGGGGTGCGGTTGCCCATTGAATATACCGGCAAAATGGCACGCAAATTGGGGTTTGCGAAATGAAGGGGCTTGTCTGCATTCCGGTTGCCGATTTGCGCCGCGAGCCGGTTTTTCAATCCGAGCGGACAAGCCAGGCGTTATTCAATACGCCGGTGGAATTGGGAGAAGAAAAGGACACCTACATTGCCACAACCTTACCGGATAGATACACCGGCTGGATGCAGAAAAGCCATTTGCTTTATCCGCTTTCAAATACTTTTTTCAGCAAGCGACTGAAAGTCCGGACGCCCTTCCTTGCGGTTTTCGCCACGGATCGCAAGAAAACAAACTCCGTCCTGACTTTCAACACCGCTGTCCGCGTATTTCGACAAGCCGGAAACTGGGCGGCCGTCGGCTCTGATAAAAAGGTTTTGGGATGGGTAAAAAAGGAAGGGCTGGTTGACCCCGCAAAGCTCCGTTTTTCCGTCGCTGATTTGATAAAAAAGGGAATGGAGTTTTTTGGCACCCCCTATCTCTGGGGCGGCATTTCCTCCTTCGGTTTCGACTGCTCCGGTTTTTTGTTCACGCTGTTTGATTTCTTCGGCCGGAAAATTCCCCGTGATACTTCGCAGCAGATAAAAATCGGGGAAGAGATTCCTTTTGAGCATGCCGAAGCGGGGGATTTTTTCTTTTTCCCCGGACATGTGGCGCTTTACGTTGGCGGAAGGAAAATCCTGCACGCCAATTTGCGGGGGGGTGGGGTGACTTTGGATTCCATACGGAAAGCGGATAGGAATTATAATCCGGTTATTGAAAAATTGACCTGCGTTCGCCGAATCCTATGAAGCTGGTGAAGCCCAAGGCGCTATCCCCCGGTGCGACCATCGGCATCGTGGCCCCTTCCTCCTGGGCCAAGGATGCGCGGCTGCGGCGGGGGCTGAAGTGGCTGGCAAAAACCGGGTTTGGGGTCAAGCTGTTTTTATCCCCAAAACTGAAATACGGTTACCTTTCCGGGCCGGATCAAGTGCGCGCCAAACTTTTCAATCGGGCTTTTGCCGACCCCGAAGTGGATGCCGTCATCTGCGCGCGGGGGGGGTACGGTGCCTTGCGGATGCTGGATAAAATAGATTTTGAGCTGGTGCGCAAAAACCCGAAAATATTCGTCGGCTACTCGGATATTACCGCCATTCATCTGGCGCTCCATACGAGAACCGGTCTGTGTTCCTTTCACGGGCCGATGGCGGCGGATTTCGGCGCGGCTTACAACCGACAAAATCTTTTGAACGCCTTGACATCGGTTTCTCCATTGGGAAAAGTGCAATTTCCCCGGGGTCTTCGGCCAAAATTCCTGCGGCCGGGCAAAGCCAGCGGGCCGCTTTTGGGAGGGAATCTTTCACTGGTGGTCAAGCTTTTCGGAACGCCGTACCAGCCGTCCTTGGAGGGGGCGATACTGTTTCTCGAAGACGTTAGTGAATATCCGCATCGCATCGACGGCTATCTGGCGCAGCTCCGCTTGGCCGGGGTTTTTCGGCAGATTGCGGGGTTGATTCTGGCGGACTTCAAGGATTGCGCGCATCCCCCCAAGGCGAACTACCATATGCCGCTGGCGCGGATTTTCAAGGATTTCTTTGGGCGGGCGCCTTTTCCGGTCGCCACGAATTTCCCGTTCGGACATTCCAAGAACAATTTCACCCTGCCGCTGGGCTTGCGGGCCACCCTGGATTCGCGCAAGGGGAGTTTGGTATTGGAGGAGGCGGGCGTGGTGTGAAACAACTGGAATGGGAATCGTACTTCTTAAAACTCAAATATCCCTTTCGCTTGTCGCGCTCGGTTATTGAGGAGCGGGAAACCATTTTCGTGCGCTTTGGCCGGGGTATCGGCGAAGTTTCCTATTCCGCCTATTACGGCGAAACGCGGGAGGGGGTGGTTGCGGCGTTTGAAAAAGTGGACGGAAAACTATCCGAAAAGGCCAATGATTTTGAAAAAAACCGGCGGGTGATTGATGAATGGACCGGCGGCGTCAAATCGGCGCAGGCCGGGCTGGAAATGGCGGCGCTCGACCACGCCGCCCGGCTTTTGGGACGGCCGCTTTATGCCTATCTGGGACTGGCCAAACCGGCGGCCATCAAAACCACCATGACCGTTGCCTTGGCTTCGCCCGGGGAGATGGCTGCGCGGGCCAAAGAAGCCGCCGGCTTTTCCGCCTTGAAATTGAAAGTCGGGGTAGAAGGGGATATGGAACGGGTGGAAGCGGTTCGCCAAGTCAGTTCGCAAGCCATCCGAGTGGATGCCAACGGCGGCTGGAAAGTGGATGAGGCGATTGAGAAAATCAGGAAACTGAAAGAACTGGGCGTAGAGTTTGTCGAGCAGCCGCTGGCAAAGGATGATTTCGACGGTTACCGGCAATTGGCCGGAAAGGCGGCTTTGCCGGTCTGGCTGGATGAATCGGTGATTACGCCGGAGGATCTGAAAAGATTCAAGGGGCTGGCTTCCGGGGTGGTTTTGAAAATCCAGAAGATGGGAGGGATCAAGCCCGCTCTTGAAGTTGCCTACCTGGCACGGGCTTTGGGAATGGGAGTAATGCTCGGCTGTATGGTGGAATCCTCCGTCGGCATCGCTGCCGGCTGCCACGTCGCCTCGGTTTGCGATTATATTGATTTGGATGGGAATTTGCTCGTCACCAACGACCCCTATGAAGGATTGGCACTTTCCGGCGGAAGCTGGCAGCTGCCCGGCGGCTTTGGGTTGGGCGTGAGGCGGAAATGAAGAAACTTTTCTTCTTTGCGGCCTTATCCCTTTTTGCCGTTTCGAAAAGCGGAGCGGAAGAACTTATTATCCGCGTTGTTTATCCGGAGACGATGCAGGTGCTTCCCCCCATCGATTCCAACTTCATTTTCGGCTATGCCACGCCCGGCGCGAAACTAACCATTAACGGAACGCCCGTCGAGGTATACAAAACCGGCGGGTTTCTGGCCTTTCTGCCGGTGGCGGAGGGGAATTTTTACTACCGTCTTGAAGCGGAAAAAAACGGCCAGAAGGTGGCTTTTGACTGGCCGGTTTTCGTCACCCCCAAGCCCCGGTCGATTCCGCGCGACAGCCTGGCCATCCGTTTCGGCTCGGCAATCCCTTCCGATTCAATTTTCACCTATCCCGGGGAGCTGGTCATTCTCTCCTTTTCCGGCACGCCGGGGCTTTCCGCTTTTTTCGTGGTGGATGGGCTGGAAGGGGAGTTTCCAATGGTCGAGACGGTCATGCCCACGGGCGGCGCCAACCGGGGAAACGGGGGAAACAATCTATTTATCCAAGAAATGCTGCCGGAATCGACCGGCTCCGGCTTTTATACCGGCGTTTTGCGAGTGCCCGACAAGCGGCTTTTGTCCGCAAGAATCACGGTCTACCTGACCAAAAACGATACCGGCTGCGTGGTTCCGGAGAAAGTGGTCCGGATCCCCCCTCCCATAGTCGGCGGCGCATCCGTCAGCCGCTGCGCGGCGGAAACCCTGCGGGCCGTGCTAACGGTCTGGGACCCGGCGGTGCCGCGGGTCGTTGAACTGGATGACTCCGTATCCGTTCTGCGCAGCGCACCCAACGCCGGGTACGTCGCCATCTTCCAGCCGCAGGGGATCCGGGCCTACCTGACGACCCGCATCGGCCGCTACGTCAAGCTCAAACTGGCGGAGACGCAATCGGTCTGGGCGCCGGACACGCTCGTAACCTTTCTTCCCCCGGGCAGCATCATTCCGCCCGGTTCGATTTCCTATCTCCGCACAACCGACAGCACGAAATGGGTGAAAGTCACTTTCACCGCTTCGCGCAAGATGGCTTTTCGGGTGGAGGAGGACCCGGTCTTGGAGCGGCTTTCGGTGTTCATTTTCGGCGCGGTGACCCGGGCGGACTGGATTCGCTACGACAACGCCACCGATTTGGTCAAAAACATCCGCTGGTCGCAGCCGGAGTCGGACATTTTCCGGGCGGACATCGACTTGAATTCG
Proteins encoded in this region:
- a CDS encoding C40 family peptidase: MKGLVCIPVADLRREPVFQSERTSQALFNTPVELGEEKDTYIATTLPDRYTGWMQKSHLLYPLSNTFFSKRLKVRTPFLAVFATDRKKTNSVLTFNTAVRVFRQAGNWAAVGSDKKVLGWVKKEGLVDPAKLRFSVADLIKKGMEFFGTPYLWGGISSFGFDCSGFLFTLFDFFGRKIPRDTSQQIKIGEEIPFEHAEAGDFFFFPGHVALYVGGRKILHANLRGGGVTLDSIRKADRNYNPVIEKLTCVRRIL
- a CDS encoding dipeptide epimerase, with product MKQLEWESYFLKLKYPFRLSRSVIEERETIFVRFGRGIGEVSYSAYYGETREGVVAAFEKVDGKLSEKANDFEKNRRVIDEWTGGVKSAQAGLEMAALDHAARLLGRPLYAYLGLAKPAAIKTTMTVALASPGEMAARAKEAAGFSALKLKVGVEGDMERVEAVRQVSSQAIRVDANGGWKVDEAIEKIRKLKELGVEFVEQPLAKDDFDGYRQLAGKAALPVWLDESVITPEDLKRFKGLASGVVLKIQKMGGIKPALEVAYLARALGMGVMLGCMVESSVGIAAGCHVASVCDYIDLDGNLLVTNDPYEGLALSGGSWQLPGGFGLGVRRK
- a CDS encoding LD-carboxypeptidase, translating into MKLVKPKALSPGATIGIVAPSSWAKDARLRRGLKWLAKTGFGVKLFLSPKLKYGYLSGPDQVRAKLFNRAFADPEVDAVICARGGYGALRMLDKIDFELVRKNPKIFVGYSDITAIHLALHTRTGLCSFHGPMAADFGAAYNRQNLLNALTSVSPLGKVQFPRGLRPKFLRPGKASGPLLGGNLSLVVKLFGTPYQPSLEGAILFLEDVSEYPHRIDGYLAQLRLAGVFRQIAGLILADFKDCAHPPKANYHMPLARIFKDFFGRAPFPVATNFPFGHSKNNFTLPLGLRATLDSRKGSLVLEEAGVV
- a CDS encoding N-acetylmuramoyl-L-alanine amidase, with the translated sequence MKKLFFFAALSLFAVSKSGAEELIIRVVYPETMQVLPPIDSNFIFGYATPGAKLTINGTPVEVYKTGGFLAFLPVAEGNFYYRLEAEKNGQKVAFDWPVFVTPKPRSIPRDSLAIRFGSAIPSDSIFTYPGELVILSFSGTPGLSAFFVVDGLEGEFPMVETVMPTGGANRGNGGNNLFIQEMLPESTGSGFYTGVLRVPDKRLLSARITVYLTKNDTGCVVPEKVVRIPPPIVGGASVSRCAAETLRAVLTVWDPAVPRVVELDDSVSVLRSAPNAGYVAIFQPQGIRAYLTTRIGRYVKLKLAETQSVWAPDTLVTFLPPGSIIPPGSISYLRTTDSTKWVKVTFTASRKMAFRVEEDPVLERLSVFIFGAVTRADWIRYDNATDLVKNIRWSQPESDIFRADIDLNSKALWGYDAYFEGNNLVLLVKKPPGRGAWMKGLTIAVDAGHMNTPTETGAKGPTGLEEREANLWIALELAKILEKRGAEVVMTRRGTEAVALYDRPQIAKAAEADLFVSIHNNAHPDGTNPFVTNGTSVYYYHVHSQDLARSVQRRLLKATGLKDLGLY